DNA from Thermoplasma acidophilum DSM 1728:
CCATGCCGTATTTAGCGATGTTGGTTATCGAATCCAGGACGACGTCAAAACTGCCATCTTCCGAACATGTATTGTGAAGGCCTATATCCTCGTATTCTGATATCACCAGAAGCGGAAATGATACAGGTCCAGCAAATGGTGCACCGATTTTCATATGGCAGTCAATTGCAATATCATTTATAAATAAGTTACATGCTTTGTGTATCCAGCATTTGGCGTAACATCTGCGTTTCTGCGGGCTGCGCATCTGTGATTAGCATTCATGCATGCAATTGCAGCGAAAACGCTGGATCATCAATGTTCTGCTACGGACCAGTGACATCTCAATAAATATGTTCACTGGAGAAGCCCTTTTATCACATCACTAAAGCATTTGAGTTTTCCGGCTTCCCCAACCCCACAACTTTGCCATAAATATAAATACAGATATTGCCTAAAATGATCATGGTCAACAAAAAGGCTTCAGAGAGCCAGGTAATGGAACTTGAGAAGCGCAACTACAATAACCCCGTTGTTCTGTGCGGGTTTGCAGGATCAACTCCAACCGGTGTCCTTGCAGCGAGTTACATAGTTGAAACACTCGGAATGCACCAGGTTGCGCACCTGATATCGCAGCACATTCCGCCAGTGGCCGTATTTGTTGGCGGAAAACTGAGGCATCCATTCAGGATCTACGCTAACAATTCAAACACCGTTCTGGTTGCCATGTGCGAGGTGCCCATATCCAGCGCACATATTTATGAGATATCGAATACACTCATGAACTGGATAGACCAGGTTGGTGCAAGCGAAATCGTCATAATGGAGGGTAGCCCAGCAAATGGCATCCCCGAGGAAAGGCCTGTCTTTGCCGTTGCTGAAAAGCCAAAGCTGGACAAGTTCAAGAAGGCCGGCATACAGCCCGCTGATTCGGCCATCATTGCGGGAATGGGCGGTGGCATACTAAACGAATGCCTTGTGAGAAAGATAACGGGCCTCTCCTTCATAACGCCGACATCGGTCGATATACCTGACCCGGGCGCAGTATTGTCGATCATCGAGGCAATCAACAAGGCGTACAATCTGAAGATAAAGACCGATCTACTCGAGGAGCAGGTAAAGGCGCTTGACGAACAGATAAAGAAGATAGAGGAGCAGTACAAGGAGCTTCAGGAA
Protein-coding regions in this window:
- a CDS encoding proteasome assembly chaperone family protein; the protein is MVNKKASESQVMELEKRNYNNPVVLCGFAGSTPTGVLAASYIVETLGMHQVAHLISQHIPPVAVFVGGKLRHPFRIYANNSNTVLVAMCEVPISSAHIYEISNTLMNWIDQVGASEIVIMEGSPANGIPEERPVFAVAEKPKLDKFKKAGIQPADSAIIAGMGGGILNECLVRKITGLSFITPTSVDIPDPGAVLSIIEAINKAYNLKIKTDLLEEQVKALDEQIKKIEEQYKELQEKQKEPQSMYG